One Capsicum annuum cultivar UCD-10X-F1 chromosome 2, UCD10Xv1.1, whole genome shotgun sequence genomic window carries:
- the LOC107857985 gene encoding probable aspartyl protease At4g16563, with product MTSFFSFSTCLFISFFLSSALLHFNQCYAKERHPSSSSLVLSLTRRKTSLSIPKPSYNLVRKDSETLDIREPLREVRDGYLISLNIGTPPQIIQVYMDTGSDLTWVPCGSLSFDCIDCDDYKDHKLMSSFSPSFSSSSYRDFCASPSCIDIHSSDNPFDQCTIAGCSLSTLLKGTCSRPCPSFAYTYGEGIVSGTLTRDTLRVHGTSSNPNSIREVPKFVFGCVGTTYREPIGIVGFGKGPLSLTSQLGFLQKGFSHCFLPFKFANNPNISSPLVVGDLAISSKENFQFTPMLKSPMYPNFYYIGLEAITVGNGATTQVPLTLREFDSLGNGGMLIDSGTTYTHLPNPFYSDLLTALRSSINYPRAEDIEARTGFDLCYRLPCPNNNINSLVTDDFPSVTFHFLNNVSLVLPNENNFYAMGAPRNSTVVKCLLFQSMEDSDEGPAGIFGNFQQQNVEVVYDLEKERIGFQTTDCASIANSQVLHKT from the coding sequence ATGACATCATTTTTCAGCTTCTCAACTTGCCTTTTCATCTCCTTCTTTCTTTCTAGTGCATTGCTTCATTTCAACCAATGCTATGCAAAGGAAAgacatccttcttcttcttccttggTGTTAAGTTTAACTCGTAGGAAAACCAGTCTTTCGATACCTAAACCTTCGTATAATTTAGTGAGAAAAGACTCAGAAACATTGGACATAAGGGAGCCACTGAGAGAAGTGAGAGATGGttatttgatatctttgaatatAGGGACCCCCCCACAAATTATCCAAGTGTATATGGACACAGGGAGTGACCTTACTTGGGTACCTTGTGGGAGCCTCTCGTTTGATTGTATAGATTGTGATGACTACAAGGATCACAAGCTAATGTCAAGCTTTTCTCcttcattttcatcttcttcctatAGGGACTTTTGTGCTAGCCCCTCTTGTATCGATATCCATAGCTCTGATAATCCTTTCGATCAATGCACCATTGCTGGATGCTCATTGAGTACCCTACTTAAGGGCACTTGCTCAAGGCCATGTCCTTCTTTTGCCTACACTTATGGTGAAGGTATCGTATCGGGAACCCTAACTAGGGATACCCTCAGAGTCCATGGGACCAGTTCAAACCCTAATTCTATTAGGGAAGTCCCAAAGTTTGTCTTTGGATGTGTTGGAACAACTTATAGAGAGCCTATAGGGATTGTAGGGTTTGGGAAAGGTCCACTTTCATTGACTTCTcaattagggtttcttcaaaaAGGTTTTTCACATTGCTTCTTGCCTTTCAAGTTTGCAAATAACCCTAATATATCTAGCCCTCTAGTTGTAGGGGACCTAGCCATTTCCTCCAAAGAAAATTTCCAATTTACTCCTATGTTGAAAAGCCCTATGTACCCTAATTTCTATTACATTGGCCTAGAGGCTATAACTGTGGGAAATGGTGCCACTACACAAGTGCCCTTAACCTTAAGAGAATTTGATTCTTTAGGCAATGGAGGAATGTTGATCGATTCTGGAACCACTTATACTCACCTACCCAACCCGTTCTACTCGGATCTTCTCACCGCCCTTCGATCATCCATAAATTACCCACGTGCTGAAGATATCGAGGCACGGACAGGGTTTGACCTATGTTATCGGCTTCCGTGCcctaataacaacatcaatagTCTAGTTACCGATGATTTCCCTTCAGTTACATTCCATTTCTTGAACAATGTGAGCCTTGTTTTGCCCAATGAGAATAATTTCTATGCCATGGGTGCACCACGAAACTCAACTGTAGTAAAGTGCTTGTTGTTCCAAAGCATGGAAGATTCTGACGAGGGGCCAGCTGGGATTTTCGGAAACTTCCAACAACAAAATGTGGAAGTTGTGTATGACTTGGAGAAAGAAAGGATTGGGTTTCAAACTACTGATTGTGCCTCAATTGCAAATTCTCAAGTGCTTCACAAGACATAG
- the LOC107858980 gene encoding ras-related protein RABF2a isoform X1 produces MATSGNKNMNAKLVLLGDVGAGKSSLVLRFVKGQFIEFQESTIGAAFFSQTVAVNDATVKFEIWDTAGQERYHSLAPMYYRGAAAAIIVYDITNQASFERAKKWVQELQAQAPGNSNMVMALTGNKADLLDARKVAAEEAQTYAQENGLFFMETSAKTAANVNDVFSEIAKRLPRLQPAQNPSGMVLMDRPAQTPATASCCS; encoded by the exons ATGGCAACAAGTGGAAACAAGAATATGAACGCCAAATTG GTGCTCCTTGGAGATGTTGGAGCTGGAAAATCTAGTCTAGTTCTGCGTTTTGTTAAAGGTCAATTTATTGAATTTCAG GAATCAACCATAGGTGCTGCATTTTTCTCCCAAACAGTAGCTGTAAATGATGCAACTGTAAAATTCGAAATATGGGATACAGCAGGTCAAGAGAGATACCACAGTCTAGCTCCGATGTATTACAGAGGAGCTGCAGCTGCTATTATTGTTTATGATATAACAAATCAA GCATCATTTGAGAGAGCAAAAAAGTGGGTTCAGGAGCTTCAAGCACAAG CCCCAGGTAATTCAAATATGGTGATGGCACTTACTGGAAATAAGGCAGATTTGTTAGATGCAAGAAAAGTTGCTGCGGAG GAAGCACAAACATATGCACAGGAGAATGGTCTTTTCTTCATGGAAACATCTGCAAAAACTGCAGCTAATGTTAATGACGTTTTCTCTGAAATAG CAAAGAGACTACCTCGGCTTCAGCCGGCACAAAATCCATCTGGGATGGTTCTTATGGATAGGCCAGCGCAGACACCGGCTACTGCTTCTTGTTGCTCTTAA
- the LOC107858980 gene encoding ras-related protein RABF2a isoform X2, which yields MATSGNKNMNAKLVLLGDVGAGKSSLVLRFVKGQFIEFQESTIGAAFFSQTVAVNDATVKFEIWDTAGQERYHSLAPMYYRGAAAAIIVYDITNQASFERAKKWVQELQAQGNSNMVMALTGNKADLLDARKVAAEEAQTYAQENGLFFMETSAKTAANVNDVFSEIAKRLPRLQPAQNPSGMVLMDRPAQTPATASCCS from the exons ATGGCAACAAGTGGAAACAAGAATATGAACGCCAAATTG GTGCTCCTTGGAGATGTTGGAGCTGGAAAATCTAGTCTAGTTCTGCGTTTTGTTAAAGGTCAATTTATTGAATTTCAG GAATCAACCATAGGTGCTGCATTTTTCTCCCAAACAGTAGCTGTAAATGATGCAACTGTAAAATTCGAAATATGGGATACAGCAGGTCAAGAGAGATACCACAGTCTAGCTCCGATGTATTACAGAGGAGCTGCAGCTGCTATTATTGTTTATGATATAACAAATCAA GCATCATTTGAGAGAGCAAAAAAGTGGGTTCAGGAGCTTCAAGCACAAG GTAATTCAAATATGGTGATGGCACTTACTGGAAATAAGGCAGATTTGTTAGATGCAAGAAAAGTTGCTGCGGAG GAAGCACAAACATATGCACAGGAGAATGGTCTTTTCTTCATGGAAACATCTGCAAAAACTGCAGCTAATGTTAATGACGTTTTCTCTGAAATAG CAAAGAGACTACCTCGGCTTCAGCCGGCACAAAATCCATCTGGGATGGTTCTTATGGATAGGCCAGCGCAGACACCGGCTACTGCTTCTTGTTGCTCTTAA